CCGCGCCACGTGCCGATACAGGCTGCCCGGCGGCACATCGCCGAGCTCGGCGTTCAACCCGCTCGTGGTCAGGGTCCGATCACCCAGGAAGGCCTGCACGATCCGCAGTCGAACGGGGTGCAACAGGAGTTCGACGGAGTCCATGGATCCGACCGTAGCAGCGATTGATATCACTATTGATAATGTTCCCGACTATGTGAACAATGGTCCCCGACGAACAGGAGGGAACCGAATGTCGCATGTCCCGATAGCCGCGCTGTTGCCGCTGGTGCTGGTAGCGGTCGGATTCGTGGGTTTCTGCTGGTACGACCTGTCCCGGGCGCGGGTGCGCTATCTGCCGCGGTGGGCCTGGGCGATCATCTGCCTGATCAGCATCCCCCTCGGCGGGCTCGTCTATCTCGTGGTCGGCCGGGAGCCGGGATCCGATCGTGGCTGATCCGCGCCTCGAGGCCGCCGGGGTGTCGGTCCGGTTCGGCGATGTCCCGGCACTGGATCGGGTCGACTGGCGGGTCGAAGGTCCCGGCATCATCGGATTGATCGGGCTCAACGGCGCCGGCAAGACCACCCTGATCCGCGCGGTACTGGGCCTGCAACCGGTCACCGCCGGCGTCGTCCGGGTGCCGATCGGGCTCGGCGCGGTCGGATACTGCCCGGACACACCAGGTTTCGAGCCGTGGCTGTCGGCGCGGGAAGTGCTCGAGCAGTCCATGGCGATCGGGCCGGCCCGCCGCACCGATCGCGCCGCGATCGACACCGCCCTCGCAGCAGTGGATCTGGAGCGTCACGCGCATCGGCGCGCGGGCGGATTCTCCCGGGGGATGTTGCAGCGCTTGGGAATTGCCGCGGCACTCGTGCGCGATCCGGAGGTCCTGATCCTCGACGAACCGACCAGCGCGCTCGATCCCGAGGGCCGCGCCGCGGTGCTGGCCCTGATCCGGAGGTTGGGCGCCCGGATGACCGTGGTGTTCTCCAGTCATCTGCTGGCCGACGTCGAGGACCTCGCCGACCGGCTGCTGGTACTGCACCGCGGGCAGGCGATCTTCACCGGCGCGACCGCGCGGTTCCGGGCGGCCGGTACCGCCGGGCCGACGCTGCGGGTCGCGCTGACCGGCGGCCGGATCATCGAGGCCGGGCCCGCGCGGTGGGGGCCGGTACTGGCCGAGGTGTCCGCGCACAGCGGTGAGATCGATGACATCCGCATCGACCGCCCGACACTGACCGATGCCTTCTTCGCCGCGATCGGGGGAAAGTCTTGAACCCCACGTTATTCCGGGTCGAATGGTATCGATGGCTGCGCACCCGCCGGTTGGTGGCGCTGGTGGCGGCCTTCGTGTTGTTCGCCTTCCTGTCGTTGTTCGGCGCGAAATATCTGCCGGACCTGATCGGGCACTCCGCCGAGATCCGGCTGCTGCGCACACCCGACTGGCGCGACGGCATACAGCAGTACGTGAAGAACGCGGGACTGCTGCTCCCGGCTGTTTCGGTAGTGCTCGCCGCGCAGGCATGCGCGGTGCGCGGGACCGATCCGATCGGCATCTACTACCTCAGCCGCGAGGTCTCCCCGATACGCCTGTACCTGCCGCGGATCCTGGTCGCGGCCGGCATCGTCGCGGTGGCGGCCGTGCTCGGGGCGGTGATCGCGCTGTACGAGTGCCGGGCGTTGTTCGGCCCGTATCCCCTGGCCGCCGCGGCGAGTTGTCTTGCGGTACAGGGGATCGCGCTGGTCCTGTGCGCGGCGCTCGGTGCGGCCGTGGCGGCGCGGACCGGTTCGGCCGGTCGTGCGGTGGCCGTGGTCGCGGCGGGGTACGTGCTCTGCCTGTCGGTCGCGACCGTGCCCGCGGCTGCGCCGTACCTGCCGACCGCCGCGTTGCAGCCCGGTATCGGCGACGCCGGGCTGCCGGTCGTCGACGCGGCGAAGTCGCTGGTCGGGCCGGCCGCTGCAGTCGTGCTCGCACTCACGGC
This DNA window, taken from Nocardia sp. BMG111209, encodes the following:
- a CDS encoding ABC transporter ATP-binding protein, with translation MADPRLEAAGVSVRFGDVPALDRVDWRVEGPGIIGLIGLNGAGKTTLIRAVLGLQPVTAGVVRVPIGLGAVGYCPDTPGFEPWLSAREVLEQSMAIGPARRTDRAAIDTALAAVDLERHAHRRAGGFSRGMLQRLGIAAALVRDPEVLILDEPTSALDPEGRAAVLALIRRLGARMTVVFSSHLLADVEDLADRLLVLHRGQAIFTGATARFRAAGTAGPTLRVALTGGRIIEAGPARWGPVLAEVSAHSGEIDDIRIDRPTLTDAFFAAIGGKS